Part of the Panicum virgatum strain AP13 chromosome 4N, P.virgatum_v5, whole genome shotgun sequence genome is shown below.
AGATCGGCCCATCCTCACACCACTGCACACAACAGCGACGCAATAACTAAGTGGTTTGGGTTCCGTTGCGCGTGGTGTGGagaggaggcaaggagcttagGAGCACACTGAACTTTCTTCTGCCTTGGCTGCGTCCTTCATCCTGCTGTTCATCCGATTGGATCTCGGATCTAACGAGTCCCATCTGCCCATTCTCCCCTGTGCACAGTGAGATCGGCTCGGAAAAGGATGCGAGATCATCTTCGATTAGCCTGTCCGCCCCAAATGGTAGGTGGCTGGCGACCCACGTCCCTACCGGCCGGCTTGTCGTCCTCAAACCTCAGGGCCACAGCTGATCGACGTTACAGAAAGGCTCAGCTCGACTGCTGCTATCCTGGTGATCGAGCAGGTGTGAAGTGAACCCTGCTACAGTAGTTGCCTAGCTAGCTACCAGGCCGGATCGAGATCCGTTCTGATTTCTGAAAGGATCGGATGCCCATAATTTCCAAGGAAGCTATAGCTTAGCTTATTCAGTGCAAGAACATGGCAGCGACGCACTACTGATTCCTATTCGCGTCGCCATTAACACGTGGCTGGCATTCAGTGAGAGTGTATAGTGCCCACGCTATCTCCATCCATcggagcatcatcatcatcacggcTATATCCTTGATTCCTTGTCCCGAGTTAATGCCCTCTCCTGGCTAAGCTAGCTGGCTGGCCAGGCTAGACGTGAGCTGAGGCCTGAGCTAGGCTGCTGTTGCTTCATCATCTCCTgccagcgcgcggcggccgtgtTTAGAGGCGTCACATGCCGCGGAGgcttctgcttctgcttctgctGGTTGGTCGCTGGGCGGAGAGAAAGGGATCATCGTCACCTCACCTGTAGCGAGAGAGGTGAGCGGCGAGATCAGAGACGACGACACTGGAACGTGAGACAGCAATAAAGAAAGCAGCAAGAGGTGGCCTCGGGTCGGAGTGGCCCCCCACGACACGAGCATGGCTCCATGAGCGACACCGATCAAGCAATCATGCGCAGATGCAGCGGGCAGCTAGGCAGGCTCCACGGCTGCCGCTTCCTTCATCATCCCGGCCCGGGCGGATCGAATGGAAGGAGGCGTCCGGACGGATCGGAGCAGCCTCCAGCACGAGCAGGTCCGTCGTCCGTCCTTTTCCCTTCAACCACCGCACGATCCGCCGCGAATCCCCCCTGCTTTCTTCCTCCTGTTGAAAAAGAGAGCCTGGTATATATATCATCCTGCTACCGCGGCAACAACTAGCATCCTGGCTGATGATCCGCGCAatgctgccgccgtcgccggagatcGCGAGCTGCGGCTCGTCCTCGGAGGATGACCCGTCGTCGcttccggccgcggccgcccgcgACGAGCGGCAGCTCCTGGTGGTGCAGCTGGTCCCAAGGGGCGTCTCGGACAGGCTCCTCGGCAAGTTCGCGGACACGAGCGCGTTCGATTTCGACTACGACCGCAGCGGGCTCTGGTCGCCGCTGGTGCTGCGCCACGAGGTCCTGCTCCTcgccgcgcagccgccgccgtccacgggccacggccggcgccgcggcggcgggcggccccggcggcggtggcgccggaagCGGAGGAAGGTGCGTGtgctgcctgcctgccgccgCTCTGCCGAATCTTCTTGCAGTTGCTCGCTTGCTCTGCTGCGATGGACAATGCTCGGGGGGGTCGGGGCTTTGTTCGTGGTGCTCACTTGGGGTCTTGTCTTCTCGTGCAGgcgctctgctgctgctggggatggTGGTGACAGTGCAGTGTGAGCGTGGGCTGCGGATGATCATCTGAATGCTGCTGAATCTTCGCATTTGCTGTGGCGATAGATGTACAGAGAGCCGAACATAGTGGCAGATGAGCTTCGCAACATGTATGCATGCGTGCGGTGCTGCAAAGCCCAAATGCAGGAGGACATGTGTCGTTCAGTTCAGGGGCAGTACGTTCACCGCCTTTTCTGATCACTGTTATTGGAGGCAATGCATCTGGCGTTCGGATGCACCCTGATCCTGTAATTACCTTttgtttctcttcttttttctggAGCGTTATTTTTGGTCTATGCAGTGTGGTGGTATTGGCTGATGCATGCCTGCACCGTTGGATCTAGAAACAGACAAAACTAGTTAATAGATATGTCCATTGGCATGTTCCTCTACTTCATTCTCAGCCAACTGACAGGGACTACCCACACATGTTATATTGTTAATTTATTTATGCATGTTCTCGTCCGGCCGGAAATCCCAAGTGTCTGAGGTATGAGGAGGCTGATAACCGATATGAATTTCCGCTAGAAAAAAGATTCAGTGAAGGCCAAATATATGCACTACAAAAGTTTCCCTAATCGAATGAGTGCAAAAACAGCTTTTTGGGATGGAGAAAATAGCAGCTAGCAAGaggggaaaaaaaggagaaatgaAAAAATTAGGTCCCACCGAGATTTGAACTTGGGTTACTAGATTCAGAGTCCAATGTCCTAACTGCTAGACCAGGGGACCTTTAATGTCTGTGGCTACTTAGTTTTCTTATATATCTTATATATTATTTGACCCTTCAAGCGACAGAGCCACAGAAACTGTGTGGGATCGGCCCTCCACGGTGTTAGGCTGTTAGCCTTAGTCGAAGCTTATCTGAGCTTCAGTTCTCACACTGCCTATACTAGACCGATGCCCCCGCTAAAAAAAATGGAAGCGATGCATGTACATGTACTTGCATCGATGCAAAGTGGTTAAACAAATGAGAAAAATGAAAATTCCCCATCCTCTACTCTCTACCAGCATCATATTGCTTCATTGTTCATTTGATTTTACTTGCACCATGGGACCAATAAGTGATGCTGGCCACTGTAGCCAAACAAGAGCAATGACCGTTTCGTACACTAGAGTTcttttcattttgggcaccaGCACCACACTGTGGAAGGTAAAGGATCTCACCGCGCCGCAGCAGAGATTTTTCTATATGTTAACGCCccgaggggcggcgcgcggccgatAGGGCCACGTCGGCCAAAATTATTTCGGCCGTCCGATCGCGATCTGATGGCTACGAATGGAAgtgaatcttgctatttcggagtactaaataaaatctatttacaaaaccttttgcacggatgtgttgtaaatcacgagacaaatctaataagcATACTTAActcatgattaactcataattagtgaacagttactgtagcatcactattgcaaaatcatagattaactaggctcattagattcgtctcgcgatttacaacctactcgtgtaaaagttttgtaaatagattttacttAGTATTCTATGCATGTgctcaaatattcgatgtgatatttttgagataaaatttttgaatctaaTCACGGCCCTAATTTCTATATATGATAGCCCCGAGGGACGGCGCAAGGGCAGACCGACCACGTCAGTAAAAAGATTTCCACTATTCGATCCTAAATTGACGGTGCATGTGATTGGCCGTGCCATCGTTATCTTTAAAGTTTTGAGACACGAATGGTCCACGCGTCAGCTCTCCATTCGGTCTCTGCAAAATATCTGAATCTAGAACTCTCGACCGGTAATTTTGGTGGCCTCCGAATGGGTGTGCGCTCTACTGCAACGACAATAGTGAAGCTAGGCAGGAGAGCCACGCGGCGAGTTTGGGCGGGCCGCCGGGCAcgccctcgacgggtgcgacgAGTTCAAGCCGTCACCGGCGGGCGACCCGGCCTCGATCCGGTACGCCGCGGTGCCGTAGGTCGGGCATGATAGCCGCGCATTGCATGGTGAGAAGATGCCCGAGGACCGCTCCCGGCCGCCTTCGACGGCGAGATTGAGACGTCGGATTTCAGCTACAATTTTTTAACCTTTTTTGCTTTAAAAATAAATGTCCTATTTCTATCTATGTATAATTGTTTGTCTATACATCTACTACAAATCTCTATATAAATTTATATTGCCAAATGGAAACACTGTGGAAGGTAAaggacctcgccgcgccgcagcAGAGGTGATTCTGGAGTTGGCCGCTGACATGTGAGTGCCTGAAGGTTGGGCTTGGGATACGGAAGGGCCGGGCCCGCACATGCAAGGAACCGGGGCGCGCACCCGCCTTCACCGCCACCTGGTGCTGCGCGCACACCCTCCGCCTTCACCATATATGGATGTTCTAGACACCGAGTTTGTAGAACTAGACTAAGGACTAGCTTACTTGATTATAATGATTGATAAGCCTAGTGATGAACAATGG
Proteins encoded:
- the LOC120668569 gene encoding uncharacterized protein LOC120668569, with protein sequence MIRAMLPPSPEIASCGSSSEDDPSSLPAAAARDERQLLVVQLVPRGVSDRLLGKFADTSAFDFDYDRSGLWSPLVLRHEVLLLAAQPPPSTGHGRRRGGGRPRRRWRRKRRKALCCCWGWW